The following proteins are co-located in the Saccharomycodes ludwigii strain NBRC 1722 chromosome V, whole genome shotgun sequence genome:
- the IKI3 gene encoding Elongator subunit IKI3 (similar to Saccharomyces cerevisiae YLR384C | IKI3 | Insensitive to KIller toxin), with amino-acid sequence MRNLFILNKGGFQPQGITHDNLSVLESSFDTITDSITVVLGSLDIGVIEVQKFAKDGTNTILASFNLETFDDEIISFINFADSNKLVFIFGKGDIITATYDPYTMDYQDTVVEIVGSIDNGIKQAQWSYDEETLVLVSKENKVILLSRDFSPINEVVLDTQDLKKSKHISVGWGKKETQFRGKGARAMEREALKSLKAGGLIGNKIRDPTMPYMVDKGMITDFDRQTGQNVEISWRGDCEYFAVSTVDIVVDPDDETKTIERRALRIYTRGGELDAASEPVDGMEQHLAWKPQGSLIASVQRKMLPQDYIEEEGEPESNEKSLSLIFFERNGLRHGEFDTRLPWDQKIKKLLWNCNSEILSICLEDKIQFWTTKNYHWYLKQEIYTPEWKFAKWHPEKDFTLMYADCNGINVLSLAYKITHGPTIAPNNDYGTVAVVDGTTVNITPFAIANVPPPIYFRDFEVKDNIVDVAISLSNEIYAVLTSSGIVIGKVESMNSMQKNGEHPSIVCEFSRDNFASDIDILRQIAFVEDNMLGVLLDSNNLSHIALIDLNNLESPSLSSVVETFGKVLLLKTSFDYKSLVYEANDCTVSELNTTTGQITEITKFPQIVIDLRFKNISSDENTMEYRDTDGLVAFGLAANGKLYANDVLLTSAVTSMEITDKLLLFTTAQHNLQFVHLNTANFKPLPVVDENVSDERVRSIERGSILVSVIPSKSAVVLQAPRGNVETIYPRIMVLSGVRQDILHKNYKSAFITCRTHRINLDILHDYDTALFYDNLEHFINDIGRVDYLDLFISCLCEEDVAQTKYKETINSVQDASFGVVPAPPTEMELYIKNKFFDSSKSKVNKICKAMLEVFLSKKEYMTKYLQPIITAYACQKPPDLKSALALIEDISDEQEKDSMVTYICFLQDVNVVYKVALSLYDVGLSLAIAQKSQLDPKEYLPFLQTLQDATEPRRKFMIDDHLENYDLALTHLVSVEADEKVASEEVIDYIQVHELFKFALGLFRHNEAKQNQIYSIYADKLVATQQYAEAAIIYEMLDKFHDSMDAFVSGKRWKEALSIAVTHFPKDVKDIAESLVTALNYEHKYGESAQIELKYLKNIKESVRLFCKSYNFDESILVCCTENRKELIEELVDPGLDEAFGIIAELLADCKGQVNSQLKRLRELREKKSQDPYAFYGQEGDQADDVSIAPSETSTKESFFTRYTGKTGGTAKTGVSRRTAKNKRREERKRARGKKGTIYEEEYLIRSIGRLVERVTQTEQDAIKTIEGLLRRHKIEQAYQIQKNFIEVLDLLRANITEIYNLDEKDRERIDENGEVYHIPEIPVPEIKEFPKLCAIDF; translated from the coding sequence ATGCGCAATCTCTTCATTTTAAACAAGGGTGGCTTTCAACCTCAAGGCATAACCCATGATAATTTAAGTGTTTTGGAAAGCTCTTTTGATACCATAACAGATAGCATCACTGTTGTATTAGGTTCTTTGGATATTGGTGTTATTGAAGTCCAGAAGTTTGCAAAAGATGGTACAAACACTATCCTAGCTAGTTTTAATCTAGAAACATTTGACGATGAAATAATTagctttattaattttgcaGATTCAAACAAATTAGTATTCATTTTCGGTAAGGGCGATATAATTACAGCAACTTATGACCCATATACTATGGACTATCAAGATACAGTTGTAGAGATTGTTGGTTCCATTGATAATGGCATAAAACAAGCCCAATGGTCCTACGATGAAGAAACTCTAGTTTTGGTCagtaaagaaaataaagttattttgtTGAGCAGGGACTTTAGTCCAATAAACGAAGTTGTGTTAGATACACaagatttgaaaaagtCAAAACATATTTCTGTAGGTTGGGGTAAAAAGGAGACTCAGTTCAGGGGGAAAGGGGCACGTGCTATGGAAAGAGAAGCTTTGAAAAGCTTGAAAGCTGGTGGCTTAAttggtaataaaattagAGATCCAACAATGCCATATATGGTTGACAAAGGTATGATTACTGACTTTGACAGACAGACAGGTCAAAACGTGGAAATTTCTTGGAGAGGCGATTGTGAATATTTTGCTGTTTCTACCGTTGATATTGTCGTTGATCCAGATGATGAAACCAAAACAATTGAAAGAAGAGCATTAAGAATTTATACAAGAGGCGGAGAGTTAGATGCTGCTTCCGAACCTGTTGATGGAATGGAGCAACATTTAGCCTGGAAACCTCAAGGTTCCTTAATTGCATCTgttcaaagaaaaatgttaCCACAAGATTAtattgaagaagaaggagaacCTGAAAGTAACGAGAAGAGCTTATctctcattttttttgaaagaaaCGGGTTAAGACACGGTGAATTTGATACGAGATTACCATGggatcaaaaaattaagaaattATTATGGAATTGTAATAGTGAAATTTTATCCATTTGCTTAGAAGACAAAATTCAGTTTTGGACAACGAAAAACTATCATTGGTATTTGAAACAGGAAATTTATACACCTGAATGGAAATTTGCTAAATGGCACCCGGAAAAAGATTTCACATTAATGTATGCTGATTGCAATGGTATCAATGTTTTATCACTTGCCTACAAAATCACACATGGCCCAACAATAGCTCCAAATAATGATTATGGTACGGTTGCTGTAGTTGATGGCACCACAGTCAACATCACTCCCTTCGCCATAGCCAACGTTCCACctccaatttattttagagATTTTGAAGTCAAAGATAATATTGTAGACGTGGCTATCAGTTTATCAAATGAAATATATGCCGTTTTAACTTCATCTGGTATTGTTATAGGCAAAGTGGAAAGTATGAATTCTATGCAAAAGAATGGCGAACATCCAAGTATTGTTTGTGAGTTTTCTAGGGATAACTTCGCTTCTGATATTGACATTTTACGTCAAATCGCTTTTGTCGAGGATAATATGCTTGGTGTTTTATTAGATTCAAACAATTTGTCCCACATTGCTTTAATAGACTTGAACAACTTGGAATCCCCATCTTTATCAAGCGTTGTCGAGACTTTTGGgaaagttttattattaaaaacctCCTTTGACTACAAAAGCTTGGTTTATGAAGCTAACGATTGTACCGTTTCCGAATTAAATACAACTACAGGCCAGATTACTGAAATTACCAAGTTTCCACAAATAGTGATTGATTTgagatttaaaaatattagttcAGACGAGAATACTATGGAATACAGAGATACCGATGGGTTAGTTGCGTTTGGACTAGCTGCCAATGGTAAATTATATGCAAACGATGTACTCTTGACCTCTGCTGTAACTTCTATGGAAATCACtgataaattattactatttacCACTGCTCAGCATAATCTACAGTTTGTGCATTTAAACACTGCTAATTTCAAACCTTTACCGGTGGTGGATGAAAATGTTTCTGATGAAAGGGTTCGTTCTATCGAAAGGGGTTCCATCTTGGTTTCTGTCATCCCATCCAAATCAGCTGTTGTTTTACAGGCTCCACGAGGTAACGTTGAAACCATATATCCTAGGATCATGGTTTTATCAGGCGTTCGTCAAGATATTTTGcacaaaaattataaatctGCGTTTATCACATGTCGTACTCATAGAATCAATTTAGATATACTACACGATTACGACACTGCATTGTTTTATGACAATTTAgaacattttattaatgacATTGGTAGGGTTGATTATTTGGATTTGTTTATATCTTGTTTATGCGAAGAGGATGTTGCCCAAACCAAATACAAAGAAACAATTAATTCTGTTCAAGATGCCAGCTTCGGCGTTGTTCCCGCTCCTCCAACGGAAATGGAATTGTAcatcaaaaacaaatttttcgATTCCAGTAAATCTAAAGTGAACAAAATTTGTAAAGCGATGCTAGAAGTTTTTTTGagtaaaaaagaatatatgaCTAAATATTTGCagccaataataacagctTATGCATGCCAAAAACCACCTGACTTGAAAAGTGCTTTAGCACTAATTGAAGATATATCAGAtgaacaagaaaaagattcCATGGTTACGTACATTTGTTTCTTACAAGATGTTAATGTAGTTTATAAGGTGGCGTTATCACTATATGATGTTGGCTTATCTTTAGCAATTGCACAAAAATCACAACTAGACCCTAAAGAGtatttaccatttttacAAACTTTGCAAGATGCTACTGAGCCACGTAGAAAATTCATGATCGATGACCACTTGGAAAACTACGATTTGGCTCTAACTCATTTGGTCAGTGTTGAAGCTGATGAAAAGGTGGCGTCCGAGGAGGTTATTGATTACATCCAGGTTCACGagttatttaaatttgcTCTTGGTTTATTTCGTCACAATGAAGCTAAGCAAAACCAAATTTACTCCATTTATGCCGATAAATTGGTGGCCACCCAACAATATGCTGAAGCAGCTATTATCTATGAAATGTTAGATAAATTTCACGATAGTATGGATGCTTTTGTTTCTGGAAAAAGATGGAAGGAGGCGTTGTCGATTGCAGTTACACATTTCCCCAAAGACGTGAAGGATATTGCCGAGAGCTTGGTTACCGCATTAAACTATGAACATAAATATGGGGAATCTGCCCaaattgaattaaaatacTTGAAGAATATAAAGGAATCAGTTAGATTATTTTGCAAATCTTATAATTTCGATGAATCCATTTTAGTTTGCTGTACTGAAAATCGTAAAGAACTAATTGAAGAACTTGTAGACCCTGGTTTGGATGAAGCCTTTGGGATAATCGCAGAATTATTGGCCGATTGTAAGGGTCAAGTAAACTCTCAATTGAAGAGATTGAGAGAATTACGTGAAAAGAAATCACAGGACCCATATGCGTTTTATGGCCAGGAGGGTGATCAGGCAGATGATGTTTCCATTGCACCATCGGAAACATCTACCAAGGAATCTTTTTTCACCAGATATACTGGAAAAACTGGTGGAACCGCCAAAACAGGTGTTTCCAGGCGTACAGCCAAGAACAAACGTCGTGAAGAACGTAAACGTGCCCGTGGGAAGAAAGGTACTATTTatgaagaagaatattTGATTAGATCCATTGGTAGATTGGTAGAAAGGGTAACACAAACAGAACAGGATGCCATTAAAACAATTGAAGGATTATTAAGACGACACAAGATTGAACAGGCTTATCAAATCCAAAAGAATTTTATAGAAGTCTTGGACTTGTTGAGAGCTAATATTACTGAAATTTACAATCTTGATGAAAAAGACAGAGAAAGAATTGATGAAAACGGAGAGGTTTATCATATTCCTGAAATACCCGTCCCTGAAATCAAAGAATTTCCTAAATTATGTGCTATCGACTTTTAA
- the RAD59 gene encoding Rad59p (similar to Saccharomyces cerevisiae YDL059C | RAD59 | RADiation sensitive) — protein sequence MSSYNHNISYKSTKYSCNISSMGLKEFDFVDTWLNRPASDWSLKRISILQSKIEKYTYKLYNMNKFGRQNLSKLVPTHLILQFANESFGFNGWSSEIVSFSITDIKVANPSNDNNSTINSKDKVSHTNKIMGQESTINDCANEDQVMITVFAESKIIVTLKDGTKTDSIGFGTGTMSSKGLALAKAKKESVSNGLKWAFLNFKNLLDEHEIKIKSKFYKDGLYGTVSR from the coding sequence atgaGCTCATATAACCATAATATTTCGTACaaatcaacaaaatattCCTGTAATATATCGTCTATGGGattaaaagaatttgaTTTTGTAGATACATGGCTCAATAGACCAGCTAGTGACTGGTCCCTAAAAAGAATTTCGATACTCCAAtctaaaattgaaaaatatacctacaaattatataatatgaATAAATTTGGAAGACAAAATTTGTCCAAGCTGGTACCTACGCATCTCATTTTACAATTTGCTAATGAATCATTTGGTTTTAATGGATGGTCCTCGGAAAttgtttcattttcaattaCCGATATAAAAGTAGCCAATCCTTCAAATGACAATAATTCAACTATCAACTCTAAAGATAAAGTATCTCacacaaataaaataatggGACAAGAATCTACCATTAACGATTGTGCTAACGAAGATCAAGTTATGATAACAGTTTTTGCAGAATCCAAGATTATAGTAACATTAAAAGATGGCACAAAAACAGACTCGATAGGATTTGGCACAGGAACCATGTCTAGTAAAGGTTTAGCATTAGCCAAAGCCAAAAAAGAGTCTGTCTCAAACGGATTGAAATGGGCATTTCTAAATTTTAAGAATTTACTTGATGAGCACgaaattaaaatcaaatcaaAGTTTTACAAAGATGGGCTCTATGGTACGGTCTCGAGATGA